A region of Allocoleopsis franciscana PCC 7113 DNA encodes the following proteins:
- a CDS encoding RidA family protein: protein MTRNVIRTDNAPAPVGPYNQAIAASGQLIFVAGQIPLDPKTGEIVGGNDVVQQTEQVMANLEAILTAAGATTQDIVKTSVFLADMNDFAAMNQVYARYFDEASAPARACVQVSRLPKDVLVEIECIAVIG, encoded by the coding sequence ATGACCCGAAACGTGATTCGTACCGACAACGCACCTGCACCCGTTGGCCCTTATAATCAAGCGATCGCCGCGAGTGGTCAATTAATTTTTGTCGCCGGTCAAATTCCCCTCGACCCCAAAACGGGTGAGATTGTGGGGGGCAATGATGTCGTCCAGCAAACCGAACAGGTGATGGCGAATTTAGAAGCAATCCTGACGGCAGCAGGTGCGACAACTCAAGACATCGTGAAAACATCGGTCTTTCTGGCAGATATGAATGATTTTGCTGCCATGAACCAAGTTTATGCCCGATACTTCGACGAAGCCTCCGCCCCAGCGCGTGCCTGTGTTCAGGTTTCCCGTTTGCCTAAGGATGTGTTGGTCGAAATTGAATGTATTGCGGTTATCGGTTAA
- a CDS encoding TetR/AcrR family transcriptional regulator, translating to MPKIVDHDQYRKELLIKCFDLFAQKGYASITMREIAKGLGVSTGTLYHYFPSKKELFWQLVEEQTRQDNQAIATALENAETLEERIKALFAFHAQHEDYIHKQILVGVDFYQQQDREEVINNETLKQMFEESRQLMTELLGIQDRALINFSLSVLMGLLLVRLFEGDVVPIEEQAELLRKMLTLYLKPQQKQEQT from the coding sequence ATGCCGAAGATTGTTGACCACGATCAATACCGCAAAGAACTTCTGATCAAGTGCTTCGATTTATTTGCACAGAAGGGTTATGCCTCGATTACCATGCGGGAGATTGCCAAGGGACTGGGGGTTTCCACAGGAACCCTATATCACTATTTTCCGAGTAAAAAAGAGCTGTTTTGGCAATTGGTAGAGGAGCAAACTCGACAAGACAATCAAGCGATCGCAACTGCACTCGAAAACGCCGAAACACTGGAAGAGCGAATTAAAGCCTTATTTGCCTTCCATGCTCAACATGAAGACTACATCCACAAGCAAATCTTAGTCGGAGTTGATTTTTACCAACAGCAAGACCGAGAAGAGGTAATTAACAACGAGACACTCAAACAGATGTTTGAGGAAAGTAGACAGTTGATGACTGAACTTTTGGGCATCCAAGACCGCGCCCTGATCAACTTTAGTCTCAGTGTGCTGATGGGTCTACTCTTAGTTCGACTATTCGAGGGAGACGTGGTACCCATCGAAGAACAAGCTGAACTGTTGAGGAAAATGCTAACGCTGTACTTGAAACCACAACAAAAACAGGAGCAAACATGA
- the devC gene encoding ABC transporter permease DevC, translating to MLPKLFRKTPLAWFQVSRERTRLAVALAGIAFADMLMFIQLGFLDALLDGATKSHQNLQADLVLINPQFQTLFYIKNFPRERLYQTLSDDKVESVRGLYINIAQWRNSQTRLSRGILVWGIDPANPAFNFPEVNQNLERIKLLNQALFDRASRPEYGPIADLLKQEKTLEAQVNGQNIQIVDLFTLGASFGADGNIITSESTFLKLFPDNPPNQIAVGLINLKPGADIEQVRSRLVATLPNDIKILTPQEFAQIEIDYWQSGGIGFIFGLGVVVGFIVGVVIVYQILYSDVSDHLPEYATLKAMGYSDRYFLGVLMQEALLLAVLGYIPGFLLAMGLFQIAYTATLLPIGMKLSRAILVLILTIVMCVISGVISMRKLQSADPADVF from the coding sequence ATGCTGCCCAAACTGTTTCGTAAAACACCTCTAGCTTGGTTTCAAGTCAGTCGAGAAAGAACACGCCTCGCCGTAGCACTGGCAGGAATTGCCTTTGCCGACATGTTGATGTTTATTCAACTAGGTTTTTTGGATGCGTTACTGGACGGTGCGACAAAATCACACCAAAATCTTCAGGCAGATTTAGTATTAATTAATCCCCAATTTCAAACCCTGTTCTACATCAAAAACTTTCCTAGAGAGCGACTTTATCAAACCTTAAGTGATGACAAAGTTGAATCGGTTCGTGGGTTATACATTAACATTGCCCAGTGGCGAAATTCCCAAACACGTCTCAGTCGTGGCATCTTAGTATGGGGCATTGACCCCGCCAATCCGGCTTTTAATTTCCCCGAAGTGAATCAAAACTTGGAGCGAATTAAACTATTAAATCAAGCTCTATTTGACCGCGCTTCTCGACCTGAATATGGCCCCATTGCAGACCTTTTAAAACAAGAAAAAACGCTGGAAGCTCAGGTAAATGGACAGAATATTCAGATTGTTGATTTGTTTACCCTAGGTGCTTCGTTTGGTGCAGACGGGAATATTATCACCAGTGAGTCAACGTTTCTGAAACTATTTCCTGATAACCCCCCCAATCAAATTGCCGTTGGTTTGATTAATCTAAAACCGGGCGCGGATATTGAGCAAGTGCGATCGCGCCTCGTTGCGACTTTACCCAATGATATTAAAATCCTCACTCCTCAAGAATTTGCCCAGATTGAAATTGATTACTGGCAAAGTGGTGGAATTGGCTTTATTTTCGGCTTGGGTGTAGTTGTAGGATTCATTGTCGGTGTAGTTATTGTCTATCAAATTCTCTATTCTGATGTGTCCGATCACCTCCCTGAATACGCTACGTTGAAAGCCATGGGGTATAGCGATCGCTATTTCCTCGGTGTTTTGATGCAAGAGGCATTACTCCTCGCTGTGTTGGGTTATATTCCAGGTTTCTTGCTGGCGATGGGTCTATTTCAGATTGCGTATACGGCTACCCTTTTACCCATTGGGATGAAGCTGTCACGAGCCATATTAGTCCTGATCCTCACGATTGTTATGTGTGTGATTTCTGGCGTAATTTCTATGCGAAAACTACAATCGGCTGACCCTGCTGATGTGTTTTAG
- a CDS encoding glycosyltransferase family 4 protein, which yields MRILFLHSNFPAQFRHLAVALAQNSNHKVVFGTTRKEGALPGVYKAIYTPSREAHPQTHHYVRSLEGAVLQGQAVYRLADQLKAQSFIPDVVYAHSGWGPSLFIKDIFPKAKLLCYFEWFYHAHGSDADFDPSEPLTADDEARIRIKNAPILIDLYSCDRGLAPTYWQRQQFPPEYHNKIKVHHDGVDTQFFQPQPGAKLFLPRINLDLREVPEIVTYVARGMEPYRGFPQLIETVALLQKRRPQCHVVIVGENRVAYGRTLPDGKTYKDVMLEKVPLDLNRVHFTGLLPYPEYLQVLQASSVHLYLTRPFVLSWSMLEALSAGCLVVASNTAPVTEMIQDGINGLLVDFFDTQAICDRIEYALDNPTQMVSIRHQARETILERYDLAQLLPQHLQWIQEITEQ from the coding sequence ATGCGTATTTTATTTTTACATTCCAACTTTCCAGCCCAGTTTCGGCACCTTGCTGTCGCCTTAGCCCAAAACTCCAATCATAAAGTTGTCTTCGGCACGACTCGCAAAGAAGGGGCGCTTCCAGGTGTCTATAAAGCTATCTATACCCCCTCCCGCGAAGCTCACCCCCAAACTCATCACTATGTGCGATCGTTAGAAGGTGCAGTGCTTCAGGGTCAAGCCGTCTATCGTCTGGCTGACCAACTCAAGGCTCAAAGTTTTATCCCAGATGTAGTCTACGCTCATTCGGGTTGGGGGCCGAGTTTATTTATCAAAGATATTTTTCCCAAAGCTAAGCTTCTTTGCTATTTTGAATGGTTTTACCATGCTCACGGTTCAGATGCTGACTTTGACCCCAGTGAACCCCTGACGGCTGATGATGAAGCCCGGATTCGCATCAAGAATGCTCCCATATTAATTGATCTCTATAGTTGCGATCGCGGACTTGCTCCCACCTATTGGCAACGACAGCAATTCCCACCGGAATATCACAACAAAATTAAGGTTCACCATGATGGCGTGGATACCCAATTCTTCCAGCCCCAACCAGGCGCGAAGTTATTCCTACCCCGCATCAATCTAGACTTGCGAGAAGTCCCTGAAATTGTGACCTATGTAGCGCGGGGAATGGAACCCTATCGAGGATTTCCCCAATTAATTGAGACTGTAGCATTGCTGCAAAAGCGACGCCCTCAGTGCCATGTTGTGATTGTGGGAGAAAACCGCGTGGCTTATGGCAGGACGCTACCCGACGGCAAAACATACAAAGATGTAATGCTGGAAAAAGTGCCCCTCGACCTCAATCGAGTCCACTTTACCGGTTTGCTCCCTTACCCGGAATACTTGCAAGTTCTCCAAGCGAGTTCCGTCCATCTTTATCTCACCCGCCCCTTCGTTTTGTCCTGGTCAATGCTAGAAGCACTATCCGCCGGTTGTTTGGTGGTGGCTTCTAATACAGCGCCAGTGACGGAGATGATTCAGGACGGTATAAATGGTCTGCTGGTAGACTTTTTCGATACCCAAGCCATCTGCGATCGCATCGAGTACGCCCTTGACAATCCCACCCAAATGGTATCCATTCGCCATCAAGCGAGGGAAACCATTTTAGAGCGTTACGATTTGGCTCAATTATTACCACAACACTTGCAGTGGATACAGGAAATTACTGAACAATGA
- a CDS encoding DUF433 domain-containing protein, which produces MTPGVIYPHIEKAEGQPARLQRIPRVRVAQIVMDYLAYGWSVEEMCRQHPYLTLSEAHAAMVYYFDRQDEVDNEIRLEWEQAQQAKSQASPSPFFVRMKARGLL; this is translated from the coding sequence ATGACACCAGGAGTAATTTATCCTCATATCGAGAAAGCGGAAGGTCAACCCGCACGGTTACAGCGGATACCGCGTGTGCGTGTCGCTCAGATTGTCATGGATTATTTGGCTTATGGTTGGTCTGTGGAAGAAATGTGCCGACAGCATCCTTACCTGACGCTATCAGAAGCTCATGCGGCGATGGTGTATTACTTTGATCGCCAGGATGAGGTTGACAATGAAATTCGCCTGGAATGGGAGCAAGCGCAACAGGCAAAATCACAAGCATCACCTTCTCCTTTCTTTGTGCGAATGAAGGCAAGAGGATTGTTATAA
- a CDS encoding retron system putative HNH endonuclease, with translation MKHIVKGKEPQSLLEHRLKSHADYNNYSEKDDLRQSLLTEQGYICCYCMERIAKNKMKIEHWRSQSIYHNLQLDYQNLLGACQGNQGQPQHLQHCDTRKGEIEITINPTDASRRCENLIKYRGNGQIYSDDVTINRELNEVLNLNLETLTKNRKAVLDAVILGLQKKYPSKSWTVAILSKEIARYSNINEKSQYEPYCQFIIFWLNKRLSVESKKK, from the coding sequence GTGAAGCATATTGTCAAAGGTAAGGAACCTCAATCATTACTGGAACATCGCTTAAAATCTCATGCCGATTACAACAACTATTCTGAAAAAGATGATCTGCGACAATCATTGCTGACTGAGCAGGGATACATTTGTTGCTATTGTATGGAGCGCATTGCCAAAAACAAGATGAAAATTGAGCATTGGCGATCCCAAAGTATTTATCATAATTTACAATTAGATTACCAAAATCTGCTTGGTGCTTGCCAAGGCAATCAAGGCCAACCTCAACATTTACAACATTGTGATACAAGAAAGGGTGAAATCGAAATTACGATTAATCCTACTGACGCTAGTAGAAGATGTGAGAATTTAATCAAATATCGCGGCAATGGTCAAATCTACTCGGATGATGTAACTATTAATCGCGAATTAAACGAAGTTTTGAACCTCAATCTAGAAACTTTGACTAAAAATCGTAAAGCAGTTCTGGATGCTGTTATTCTCGGCTTGCAGAAAAAATATCCATCTAAGTCTTGGACAGTAGCCATTTTAAGTAAAGAAATTGCCAGATATAGTAATATAAATGAGAAGTCTCAATATGAACCCTACTGTCAATTCATCATTTTTTGGTTGAACAAAAGGTTGTCGGTAGAATCAAAGAAAAAGTAA
- a CDS encoding response regulator, with protein MISNTCDNWHLEEDRFKILENLQVLVVDDNEDSLELVRIILEDYKTQVVTVTSAREAFKVMKQSTGYRKAPFKPDVLISDIAMPFEDGYWLIQQIRTLSPNQGGLIPAIALTAYAAKEEQIRSLAAGFHVHLPKPIEPDELVAVVAHLAEQTFGIKVLN; from the coding sequence ATGATTTCAAATACTTGTGACAATTGGCATCTTGAGGAAGATAGATTTAAAATTCTCGAAAACTTGCAAGTATTGGTAGTTGATGACAATGAAGACAGTCTCGAGCTAGTGCGAATAATTCTCGAAGACTATAAGACACAGGTGGTAACTGTCACATCAGCCAGGGAAGCCTTCAAGGTGATGAAGCAAAGCACAGGCTACAGGAAGGCACCCTTTAAACCCGATGTTCTCATCAGTGATATAGCCATGCCATTTGAGGATGGATATTGGCTGATTCAGCAAATCAGAACCCTCTCCCCTAACCAGGGAGGACTCATACCAGCTATTGCTTTGACGGCTTACGCTGCAAAAGAAGAACAGATTCGTTCGCTTGCTGCCGGATTTCATGTACACTTGCCGAAGCCAATTGAGCCTGATGAGTTAGTTGCAGTTGTGGCTCATCTGGCTGAGCAAACGTTTGGCATTAAAGTCTTGAATTAA
- a CDS encoding Uma2 family endonuclease, producing the protein MTVTTKKLTFEEYLTYSDGTDTRYELVNGELVAMSIGTGQQVEIIDFLYRQIDAEIGRSGHDWIVRPVAIGVRSPRAGKWDTSRIPDLTVIPTQQWRELRTREAVIELNEPPPILAIEVVSESTKIVDYRAKRVEYNVLNIPEYWVVDPLTSKVTIFTLVEELYEGTEFAGSEQIVSGTFPELVLTVEQIIWARAIPSDEENE; encoded by the coding sequence ATGACTGTAACGACTAAGAAACTAACCTTTGAGGAGTATCTGACTTACTCAGACGGGACTGATACCCGCTACGAGTTGGTGAACGGGGAATTAGTGGCAATGAGTATTGGCACCGGGCAACAGGTCGAAATCATTGACTTTCTCTATCGGCAAATCGATGCCGAAATTGGGCGTAGCGGACACGACTGGATTGTTCGACCCGTGGCGATTGGTGTGCGTTCTCCTCGTGCAGGCAAGTGGGATACCTCCCGCATTCCCGATTTGACCGTTATCCCTACCCAGCAGTGGCGCGAGTTAAGAACCCGCGAGGCTGTCATTGAACTCAACGAACCTCCTCCGATTTTAGCGATCGAAGTCGTTAGCGAATCGACAAAGATTGTAGATTATCGCGCTAAGCGTGTTGAGTACAACGTTTTAAACATTCCAGAATACTGGGTCGTTGACCCACTGACATCAAAGGTGACGATTTTTACCCTGGTTGAGGAACTGTATGAAGGTACAGAGTTCGCTGGTAGTGAGCAGATTGTTTCAGGCACTTTCCCAGAGTTGGTTTTGACAGTCGAGCAGATTATTTGGGCTAGGGCAATTCCTAGTGATGAAGAAAACGAATGA
- a CDS encoding DUF5615 family PIN-like protein, with the protein MAIALYMDVHVPQAITDQLRRRGIDVLTAIEDSSAELTDEALLERASSLGRVLFTQDIRFKALAEDWQRQERPFAGLIFGHQLGGTLGQFVKDLELIALASESEEWLNVVDYLPF; encoded by the coding sequence GTGGCGATCGCACTCTACATGGACGTTCATGTACCTCAAGCTATTACAGATCAATTGCGTCGTCGTGGTATAGATGTTCTCACTGCAATTGAAGACAGTTCAGCAGAGTTAACTGATGAGGCACTTCTGGAACGTGCTAGTTCACTGGGTCGAGTTTTGTTCACTCAGGATATTCGTTTTAAAGCATTAGCTGAAGATTGGCAGCGTCAGGAACGACCTTTTGCAGGGTTGATATTTGGACATCAGTTAGGGGGTACGCTTGGGCAATTTGTCAAAGATTTGGAATTGATTGCTCTGGCTTCAGAATCTGAGGAATGGCTGAATGTGGTTGATTACCTACCTTTTTAG
- a CDS encoding ABC exporter membrane fusion protein, producing MSSQLLSKPSKRWLIGLIIAATAVTGATVFYGASRFGMIGDRKPSQPIEKTPIIKKVTALGRLEPMGEVIRLSAPVSLDGDRVAQVLVKQGDQVQQGQVIAILDSRDRLQSALEQAKQQVRVAQSRLAQVKSGAKTGKITAQKAEITRLQAELEGEFSTQSAAIARYQAELNNARAEYNRFQMLYREGAESASNLDNKRLTLETAQAQVNQATATQKRTAETLQEQLKQAKATLNQITEVRPVDVQAAQTEVDQAVTEVKRAQTELNLAYIHAPIVGQILKIHTHPGEKISESGIAELGQTSQMAVVAEVYQTDIGKVKLGQKAVITSQAFPGELQGTVSEIGLQVSRQNVFSNQPGENLDRRVVEVKINLNPEHSQRVAGLTNLQVQVAIQE from the coding sequence ATGAGTTCGCAATTATTATCAAAACCATCCAAGCGGTGGCTAATTGGACTGATCATAGCGGCTACTGCGGTTACAGGTGCGACGGTTTTTTATGGCGCGTCTCGGTTCGGTATGATTGGCGATCGCAAACCCTCCCAACCCATAGAAAAGACTCCAATCATCAAAAAAGTGACAGCGTTGGGACGACTCGAACCGATGGGTGAAGTGATTCGCCTGTCAGCGCCAGTGAGTTTGGATGGCGATCGTGTTGCTCAAGTCTTAGTCAAACAGGGCGATCAGGTGCAGCAGGGACAAGTGATTGCGATTCTCGATTCCCGCGATCGCTTACAATCTGCCTTAGAGCAAGCCAAACAACAAGTGAGAGTGGCTCAGTCCCGCTTAGCCCAGGTGAAATCAGGAGCAAAAACCGGAAAAATTACCGCTCAAAAAGCCGAAATTACCCGATTACAAGCCGAATTAGAGGGAGAATTTTCTACTCAATCGGCGGCGATCGCACGTTACCAAGCCGAACTCAACAATGCTCGTGCGGAGTACAACCGCTTTCAAATGCTGTACCGGGAAGGTGCAGAATCGGCATCAAACCTGGATAACAAGCGCCTCACCCTGGAAACGGCTCAAGCTCAAGTTAACCAAGCAACAGCCACCCAAAAGCGAACAGCAGAGACATTGCAAGAGCAACTCAAGCAAGCCAAAGCCACCCTCAACCAGATTACTGAAGTTCGCCCTGTGGATGTGCAAGCGGCTCAAACCGAAGTCGATCAAGCCGTTACCGAAGTCAAACGCGCTCAAACAGAACTGAATTTAGCCTATATTCATGCCCCAATTGTTGGACAGATTTTAAAGATTCACACTCATCCTGGAGAAAAAATTAGTGAATCAGGAATTGCCGAGTTGGGACAAACCTCCCAGATGGCAGTGGTTGCTGAAGTTTATCAAACCGATATTGGCAAAGTTAAGTTAGGACAAAAAGCTGTAATTACCAGCCAAGCCTTTCCCGGTGAACTCCAAGGAACTGTGAGCGAAATTGGATTACAAGTCAGTCGGCAAAATGTTTTTAGCAATCAACCAGGAGAAAACCTTGATCGGCGAGTGGTAGAGGTCAAAATCAATCTCAATCCTGAACATAGTCAGCGAGTTGCAGGATTAACTAACTTACAAGTACAGGTGGCGATTCAAGAGTAA
- a CDS encoding AAA family ATPase codes for MHINKLHIQNFRCLKRIDFNFTPDNIVVIIGINGAGKSSVLDCIASLLIQLETRIIKIEPFEYSEIDSININQKINSFLTVDDINDNAKQVDVSIEISTDFNDSISWKVTRSLIEKGLEGDYNQLNHYIEYLRRKLESNSNFNLPLMIYYRTRRITLDSKSRIILDTKSIDLDNLDSKVYPFKINQLSAYSGSFNPEVNNFQRFFTWFRQEEDYENEIRLREDDKYRNPNLEVIRKALERFLEGFPSSHFSNLRVVRSTSQRNLNFNHSRIPSFLTITKNNQDFKLEQLSEGEKMLLMLVTDLARRLSIANPGLGVEALHGKGIVLIDEIDLHLHPQWQRMVIPSLTQTFPNCQFIVTTHSPQVLSNVKRENVFILEDYKLVEVTPYTYGRDSNSILYELMDVSARPKEVQDKINACFDLINEEKLEEAKSKLQELADLLGEYDSEIVRAKTLINFLTE; via the coding sequence ATGCATATCAATAAATTACATATTCAAAACTTTAGATGTTTGAAAAGAATTGATTTTAATTTTACACCTGATAATATAGTTGTAATAATTGGTATTAATGGAGCAGGTAAATCATCAGTATTAGATTGTATAGCTAGCCTTTTAATTCAACTCGAAACACGAATAATTAAAATTGAACCATTTGAATATTCTGAAATTGACAGTATCAATATTAATCAAAAAATAAATAGTTTTTTGACAGTAGATGATATTAATGACAACGCTAAACAAGTTGATGTGTCTATTGAAATCTCAACCGATTTTAATGACAGTATATCTTGGAAGGTCACAAGAAGTTTAATTGAGAAAGGCCTTGAAGGAGATTACAATCAATTAAATCATTATATTGAGTATCTGCGTCGAAAATTAGAGTCAAATTCAAACTTTAATTTGCCTTTAATGATATATTATAGGACTCGTAGAATAACATTAGATTCTAAATCTAGAATAATATTAGATACTAAATCTATTGATTTGGATAATTTAGATAGTAAAGTTTACCCATTCAAAATTAATCAATTGAGTGCTTACAGTGGAAGTTTCAATCCAGAAGTAAATAATTTTCAAAGGTTTTTTACTTGGTTCAGACAAGAGGAAGATTACGAAAATGAAATTCGGTTAAGAGAAGATGATAAGTATAGAAATCCAAATTTAGAGGTTATAAGAAAAGCTTTAGAAAGATTTCTAGAGGGATTTCCAAGCAGCCATTTTTCTAATCTGCGGGTAGTCAGGTCAACATCCCAGAGAAACCTGAATTTTAATCATAGTAGGATTCCCTCTTTTTTAACAATTACTAAGAATAATCAGGACTTTAAGTTAGAGCAACTCTCTGAAGGAGAAAAGATGCTTTTAATGTTGGTTACTGACTTGGCAAGGCGTTTGTCAATTGCTAACCCAGGTTTGGGAGTTGAGGCTTTACATGGTAAAGGCATAGTTTTGATTGATGAAATAGATCTACATTTACATCCTCAGTGGCAAAGAATGGTGATTCCTAGCCTGACGCAAACCTTTCCTAATTGTCAGTTTATAGTTACTACTCACTCTCCTCAAGTTTTGAGCAATGTTAAAAGAGAAAATGTCTTTATTTTAGAAGATTATAAACTAGTAGAGGTAACGCCTTATACTTACGGCAGAGATAGCAATTCAATTTTATATGAATTAATGGATGTGAGCGCACGACCAAAGGAAGTTCAGGATAAAATTAATGCTTGTTTTGATTTGATAAATGAAGAAAAATTAGAAGAAGCAAAAAGTAAACTGCAAGAACTAGCAGATTTACTGGGTGAATACGATTCCGAAATCGTTAGGGCTAAAACACTAATTAATTTTTTAACCGAGTAA
- a CDS encoding ABC transporter permease: MTVTLKAWSANAGNALGRFLQSTSGKIGLFLAIAIILLALLAPVLHPYDPSTDRNYLTRLKPPSAQHWWGTDGLGRDVLILVWYGLRTSLSVGLVSVLLGLTIGVLLGLVAGYFRGWLETAIGWLTDILLAFPSILLAIAVVTITGPSLPSVMIAVGVVQVPIFIRLTRSMVLSLREQEFVQTVIAFGATPARIIFRHILPASLAPIVVQATLSIGTATLEAAGLGFLGLGAQPPTPELGTMLSDAFKNGYSLSAPWTVLFPGLMITLMVLAFNLLGDGLRDALDPREGY, from the coding sequence ATGACAGTTACCCTAAAGGCTTGGAGTGCTAATGCTGGAAATGCACTTGGGCGATTTTTGCAATCGACATCGGGCAAGATTGGTTTATTTCTGGCGATCGCAATTATACTCCTAGCGCTACTCGCTCCAGTTTTGCACCCTTATGACCCCTCGACAGACCGAAATTACCTAACGCGGTTGAAACCTCCCAGTGCTCAACATTGGTGGGGTACGGATGGTTTGGGGCGAGATGTATTGATACTGGTATGGTATGGGCTGCGGACTTCACTGTCTGTGGGTTTAGTCTCGGTACTGCTGGGATTAACAATTGGGGTGTTGCTAGGATTGGTGGCTGGATACTTCCGAGGATGGCTAGAGACGGCAATTGGTTGGTTGACGGATATCCTGTTAGCCTTTCCTTCGATTTTATTAGCGATCGCCGTCGTTACCATCACAGGCCCTAGTTTACCCAGTGTGATGATTGCTGTTGGTGTTGTGCAAGTGCCAATTTTCATCCGGCTGACGCGCAGCATGGTGCTATCCTTACGCGAGCAAGAGTTTGTCCAAACTGTGATTGCGTTTGGGGCGACACCCGCCCGAATAATTTTCCGCCATATCTTACCCGCTAGCCTTGCACCCATCGTAGTACAAGCCACTCTATCGATTGGGACGGCAACTTTAGAAGCGGCAGGTTTAGGATTTTTGGGTTTGGGTGCTCAACCACCTACGCCAGAGTTAGGAACCATGCTATCGGATGCTTTTAAAAATGGCTATTCTCTCTCTGCCCCTTGGACAGTCCTGTTTCCGGGTTTGATGATTACGCTGATGGTTTTAGCTTTTAACCTTTTGGGGGATGGGTTACGCGATGCTCTTGACCCACGAGAAGGTTATTAA
- a CDS encoding DevA family ABC transporter ATP-binding protein, whose protein sequence is MEAINSPLSNSRLSTEPVITVHQVNHYFGKGALRKQALFDINLEIYSGEIVIMTGPSGSGKTTLLTLLGGLRSAQEGSLKILGQEMSGASKPQLTKVRRQIGYIFQAHNLMSFLTAKQNVRMSLELHDEMLNQDMNAKATAILEQVGLGNHTNYYPENLSGGQKQRVAIARALVSHPKIVLADEPTAALDKKSGRDVVEIMQRLAKEQGCTILLVTHDNRILDIADRLVYMEDGRLIEDDATKVLQSS, encoded by the coding sequence ATGGAAGCTATTAATTCTCCCTTATCTAACTCACGGCTGAGTACCGAACCTGTTATTACCGTCCACCAAGTCAACCATTACTTTGGGAAAGGTGCACTGCGTAAACAAGCTTTATTTGATATTAATCTAGAAATTTATTCCGGGGAGATTGTGATTATGACTGGGCCGTCTGGGTCAGGCAAAACAACGTTATTGACCTTGCTAGGCGGATTACGTTCTGCTCAAGAAGGCAGCCTGAAGATTCTCGGACAGGAGATGAGTGGAGCGAGTAAACCACAGTTAACGAAAGTCCGAAGGCAAATTGGCTATATTTTTCAAGCCCATAATTTGATGAGCTTTTTGACGGCTAAACAAAATGTGCGGATGTCGTTAGAACTCCACGACGAAATGCTGAATCAGGACATGAATGCTAAAGCAACAGCAATTTTAGAACAGGTTGGCTTGGGAAATCACACGAATTATTATCCTGAAAATTTATCAGGAGGACAGAAGCAACGGGTAGCGATTGCTCGTGCTTTAGTCAGCCATCCCAAGATTGTTTTAGCCGATGAACCCACTGCGGCACTCGACAAGAAATCGGGTCGAGATGTCGTTGAAATTATGCAGCGTTTAGCCAAAGAACAGGGTTGCACTATTCTGCTTGTCACTCATGATAATCGTATTCTCGATATTGCTGACCGACTGGTTTATATGGAAGATGGTCGTTTGATAGAGGATGACGCAACGAAAGTTCTCCAGTCAAGCTAA